Proteins encoded together in one Miscanthus floridulus cultivar M001 chromosome 16, ASM1932011v1, whole genome shotgun sequence window:
- the LOC136512808 gene encoding peroxisomal 2,4-dienoyl-CoA reductase [(3E)-enoyl-CoA-producing]-like isoform X1: MPSGCSPSPLTNEDSFLTLTLWIHTQCVMKPSSISKGWTRERSFFCGLIINISTTLQYTAAWYQIHVSSNKAGVDSIIRLLALEWGTDYDIRVNGIAHGPIQYTPGMRKLAPEEMGKGKQETMPLFKLGDKWEIAMAALYLASNADVLPDLVHPCFDLLTKPFSSIVALHVLNFNDMARYFSSNSYHFSPLEQL, from the exons ATGCCTTCAGGGTGTTCCCCGTCACCACTCACCAACGAGGACTCG TTCTTGACATTGACACTGTGGATACATACACAATGTGTTATGAAGCCCTCAAGTATCTCAAAAGGGTGGACCAGGGAGAGGTCCTTCTTCTGTGGCCTCATTATTAACATAAGCACAACACTGCAATACACTGCAGCTTGGTACCAAATTCATGTCTCTTCTAACAAG GCAGGTGTTGATAGTATCATAAGATTATTGGCTCTGGAATGGGGAACAGATTACGACATTAGAGTAAATGGAATTGCACATGGACCAATTCAATACACTCCAGGAATGAGGAAACTTGCACCTGAAGAAATGGGCAAGGGGAAACAAGAAACGATGCCATTATTTAAGCTTGGGGATAAATGGGAGATAGCAATGGCCGCACTCTATCTAGCTTCTAATGCAG ATGTGCTACCTGACCTCGTGCACCCTTGTTTTGATTTGTTGACAAAGCCTTTTAGCTCTATTGTAGCCTTGCATGTACTTAATTTCAATGACATGGCAAGATATTTCTCTTCCAATTCTTACCATTTTTCTCCTCTTGAGCAACTTTGA
- the LOC136512808 gene encoding peroxisomal 2,4-dienoyl-CoA reductase [(3E)-enoyl-CoA-producing]-like isoform X2, which translates to MPSGCSPSPLTNEDSFLTLTLWIHTQCVMKPSSISKGWTRERSFFCGLIINISTTLQYTAAWYQIHVSSNKAGVDSIIRLLALEWGTDYDIRVNGIAHGPIQYTPGMRKLAPEEMGKGKQETMPLFKLGDKWEIAMAALYLASNAVTFSHYYCKMLLVPACWRTCT; encoded by the exons ATGCCTTCAGGGTGTTCCCCGTCACCACTCACCAACGAGGACTCG TTCTTGACATTGACACTGTGGATACATACACAATGTGTTATGAAGCCCTCAAGTATCTCAAAAGGGTGGACCAGGGAGAGGTCCTTCTTCTGTGGCCTCATTATTAACATAAGCACAACACTGCAATACACTGCAGCTTGGTACCAAATTCATGTCTCTTCTAACAAG GCAGGTGTTGATAGTATCATAAGATTATTGGCTCTGGAATGGGGAACAGATTACGACATTAGAGTAAATGGAATTGCACATGGACCAATTCAATACACTCCAGGAATGAGGAAACTTGCACCTGAAGAAATGGGCAAGGGGAAACAAGAAACGATGCCATTATTTAAGCTTGGGGATAAATGGGAGATAGCAATGGCCGCACTCTATCTAGCTTCTAATGCAG TGACCTTCAGCCATTACTACTGCAAAATGCTTCTTGTACCAGCTTGCTGGCGAACATGTACGTGA
- the LOC136512808 gene encoding peroxisomal 2,4-dienoyl-CoA reductase [(3E)-enoyl-CoA-producing]-like isoform X5, translating to MPSGCSPSPLTNEDSFLTLTLWIHTQCVMKPSSISKGWTRERSFFCGLIINISTTLQYTAAWYQIHVSSNKAGVDSIIRLLALEWGTDYDIRVNGIAHGPIQYTPGMRKLAPEEMGKGKQETMPLFKLGDKWEIAMAALYLASNAACWRTCT from the exons ATGCCTTCAGGGTGTTCCCCGTCACCACTCACCAACGAGGACTCG TTCTTGACATTGACACTGTGGATACATACACAATGTGTTATGAAGCCCTCAAGTATCTCAAAAGGGTGGACCAGGGAGAGGTCCTTCTTCTGTGGCCTCATTATTAACATAAGCACAACACTGCAATACACTGCAGCTTGGTACCAAATTCATGTCTCTTCTAACAAG GCAGGTGTTGATAGTATCATAAGATTATTGGCTCTGGAATGGGGAACAGATTACGACATTAGAGTAAATGGAATTGCACATGGACCAATTCAATACACTCCAGGAATGAGGAAACTTGCACCTGAAGAAATGGGCAAGGGGAAACAAGAAACGATGCCATTATTTAAGCTTGGGGATAAATGGGAGATAGCAATGGCCGCACTCTATCTAGCTTCTAATGCAG CTTGCTGGCGAACATGTACGTGA
- the LOC136512808 gene encoding peroxisomal 2,4-dienoyl-CoA reductase [(3E)-enoyl-CoA-producing]-like isoform X4, translating into MPSGCSPSPLTNEDSFLTLTLWIHTQCVMKPSSISKGWTRERSFFCGLIINISTTLQYTAAWYQIHVSSNKAGVDSIIRLLALEWGTDYDIRVNGIAHGPIQYTPGMRKLAPEEMGKGKQETMPLFKLGDKWEIAMAALYLASNAVKFSNNRLNHALTIW; encoded by the exons ATGCCTTCAGGGTGTTCCCCGTCACCACTCACCAACGAGGACTCG TTCTTGACATTGACACTGTGGATACATACACAATGTGTTATGAAGCCCTCAAGTATCTCAAAAGGGTGGACCAGGGAGAGGTCCTTCTTCTGTGGCCTCATTATTAACATAAGCACAACACTGCAATACACTGCAGCTTGGTACCAAATTCATGTCTCTTCTAACAAG GCAGGTGTTGATAGTATCATAAGATTATTGGCTCTGGAATGGGGAACAGATTACGACATTAGAGTAAATGGAATTGCACATGGACCAATTCAATACACTCCAGGAATGAGGAAACTTGCACCTGAAGAAATGGGCAAGGGGAAACAAGAAACGATGCCATTATTTAAGCTTGGGGATAAATGGGAGATAGCAATGGCCGCACTCTATCTAGCTTCTAATGCAG TCAAATTCAGTAACAACAGATTGAACCATGCACTCACTATATGGTAG
- the LOC136512808 gene encoding peroxisomal 2,4-dienoyl-CoA reductase [(3E)-enoyl-CoA-producing]-like isoform X3, which yields MPSGCSPSPLTNEDSFLTLTLWIHTQCVMKPSSISKGWTRERSFFCGLIINISTTLQYTAAWYQIHVSSNKAGVDSIIRLLALEWGTDYDIRVNGIAHGPIQYTPGMRKLAPEEMGKGKQETMPLFKLGDKWEIAMAALYLASNAGCFFWRLSTGCSDLKF from the exons ATGCCTTCAGGGTGTTCCCCGTCACCACTCACCAACGAGGACTCG TTCTTGACATTGACACTGTGGATACATACACAATGTGTTATGAAGCCCTCAAGTATCTCAAAAGGGTGGACCAGGGAGAGGTCCTTCTTCTGTGGCCTCATTATTAACATAAGCACAACACTGCAATACACTGCAGCTTGGTACCAAATTCATGTCTCTTCTAACAAG GCAGGTGTTGATAGTATCATAAGATTATTGGCTCTGGAATGGGGAACAGATTACGACATTAGAGTAAATGGAATTGCACATGGACCAATTCAATACACTCCAGGAATGAGGAAACTTGCACCTGAAGAAATGGGCAAGGGGAAACAAGAAACGATGCCATTATTTAAGCTTGGGGATAAATGGGAGATAGCAATGGCCGCACTCTATCTAGCTTCTAATGCAG GATGTTTTTTTTGGCGACTATCTACAGGATGCTCAGACCTGAAGTTTTAG
- the LOC136513205 gene encoding probable inactive receptor kinase At5g58300 codes for MWHLKLIAFLYGSLFFMHLPYARGSDLNTDKQALLAFAASLPHGRKVNWTSTTQVCTSWVGITCTPDRTRVREVRLPAIGLFGPIPSGTLGKLDALEVLSLRSNRLTINLPPDVPSIPSLRSLYLQHNNLSGIIPSSLSSSLTFLDLSYNSFSGEIPSKVLDITELTALLLQNNSLSGPIPDLRLPKLRHLDLSNNNLSGPIPPSLQKFPATSFLGNAFLCGFPLEPCPGTPPPSPSSPSPQNGKRSFWKKLSLGVEIAIAAGGGAVLLILILILLVCIFKRKRDAEPGAGSSSSKGKAIAGGRGEKSKGEYSSGIQEAERNKLFFFEGCSYNFDLEDLLRASAEVLGKGSYGTTYKAVLEDGTTVVVKRLKEVVAGKREFEQQMELIGKVCQHQNTVPLRAYYYSKDETLLVYDYVPLGSLCAALHGNKAAGRTPLNWETRVKIALGAARGMAYLHAEGGGKFIHGNIKSSNILISQELGACVTEFGLAQLMSTPHVHPRLIGYRSPEVLETRKPTQKSDVYSFGVLLLEMLTGKAPLRSPGGDDSIEHLPRWVQSVVREEWTSEVFDIDLLRHPNVEDEMVQMLHVAMACVAVVPDERPRMEEVVSRIEEIRNSYSDTKTSPEDRDNPREGA; via the exons ATGTGGCATCTCAAGCTGATAGCTTTTCTTTATGGCTCACTTTTCTTTATGCACCTTCCATATGCTAGAGGTTCTGACCTAAACACCGATAAGCAGGCCCTTCTTGCATTTGCTGCATCACTGCCTCATGGCAGAAAAGTCAACTGGACCTCCACAACCCAAGTCTGCACATCATGGGTTGGTATTACATGCACACCGGACAGGACACGTGTGCGCGAAGTCCGACTACCTGCAATAGGGCTTTTTGGTCCTATCCCATCGGGCACACTTGGCAAGCTTGATGCCTTGGAGGTGTTGAGCCTTAGGTCAAACCGTCTTACTATTAATCTCCCTCCTGATGTACCATCTATTCCCTCGCTCCGCTCTCTTTATCTTCAACACAATAACCTGTCCGGAATTATACCAAGTTCACTATCTTCCAGTCTAACATTCTTAGATCTGTCCTATAACTCATTCAGTGGAGAAATACCATCGAAGGTGCTAGACATCACTGAACTGACAGCATTGCTTCTCCAGAACAACTCTCTTTCTGGACCCATCCCTGACCTTCGCCTCCCCAAGTTGAGACATTTGGATTTGAGCAACAATAACCTCAGTGGACCTATACCACCCTCCCTGCAGAAGTTCCCTGCTACTTCTTTTCTGGGAAATGCCTTTCTGTGTGGATTTCCATTGGAACCATGTCCCGGGACACCACCTCCTTCTCCGTCGTCGCCATCACCCCAAAATGGCAAAAGAAGCTTCTGGAAAAAGCTCAGCCTTGGTGTCGAAATTGCAATAGCTGCTGGAGGAGGGGCTGTATTATTAATCTTGATCCTCATTCTCTTGGTATGCATCTTCAAAAGAAAGAGAGATGCAGAGCCTGGCGCAGGATCATCTTCATCCAAAGGAAAGGCTATTGCAGGTGGAAGGGGAGAAAAATCCAAGGGGGAATACAGCAGTGGTATTCAAGAAGCAGAGAGAAATAAACTGTTTTTCTTTGAGGGATGTTCATATAATTTTGACTTGGAGGATCTGTTGAGGGCTTCGGCTGAAGTCCTTGGAAAAGGAAGTTATGGGACTACCTACAAAGCTGTTCTGGAGGATGGAACAACAGTGGTGGTCAAGAGATTGAAGGAAGTGGTGGCGGGAAAGAGGGAATTTGAACAGCAGATGGAGCTAATTGGCAAGGTTTGCCAGCATCAGAACACTGTCCCATTGCGTGCTTACTACTACTCCAAGGATGAGACGCTATTGGTGTATGACTATGTCCCATTAGGTAGCCTTTGTGCTGCTTTGCATG GGAATAAAGCTGCTGGAAGAACCCCATTGAACTGGGAGACCAGAGTGAAAATAGCTCTGGGCGCTGCACGCGGGATGGCATATCTTCACGCCGAGGGTGGCGGGAAGTTCATTCACGGGAACATCAAGTCAAGTAACATCCTTATCTCACAGGAACTCGGCGCCTGCGTCACTGAGTTCGGCCTTGCCCAGCTCATGTCCACGCCCCACGTCCACCCACGGCTCATCGGGTACCGGTCACCCGAGGTCCTCGAGACCAGGAAACCGACGCAGAAATCCGACGTCTACAGCTTCGGCGTCCTCCTCCTCGAGATGCTCACGGGTAAAGCCCCTCTCAGGTCCCCCGGGGGTGATGATTCCATCGAGCACCTCCCCAGGTGGGTGCAGTCCGTGGTCCGGGAAGAGTGGACGTCGGAGGTTTTCGACATCGACTTGCTAAGGCACCCGAACGTCGAGGACGAGATGGTCCAGATGCTCCATGTCGCGATGGCATGCGTTGCAGTTGTCCCCGACGAGCGGCCTCGGATGGAGGAGGTGGTCAGCAGGATCGAGGAGATCCGGAACTCCTACTCCGACACGAAGACGTCCCCGGAGGACAGAGACAATCCCAGGGAGGGCGCCTGA